One Lepus europaeus isolate LE1 chromosome 4, mLepTim1.pri, whole genome shotgun sequence genomic window, TCCCACCCCTTGCCTAAGTCAAGTTCACCTCTGATGAAAGTAGATGCCAGCCTTGACTGTTTGCCCTAGGTCATCaatcatgcatttaaaaatataattcttaacTCACTTACCATGTCCAAACAGAAGATAGTGTTTCcactgtgttatttttaaaaaagatttattttttgaaaggcagagttggagagggataaagagcgagcaagcaagagcttccatccactagttcactccacaaatggcagcaactactagagcctagggggttcaatccaaagccaagagacaggagctgcttctgagtctcccatgtgggtgcagaggccatctttcactgctttcccaggcacattaacagggagttggattggaagtagaacaaccgggactccaacaggcacccatgttggattctggcgccacaggcagaagctttacagGCTGGCCTCTCCGTTGTGTGTTTCATTGTCAATCTTTTAAAGGGTGGAACTGATTTCAGTCCTGGCAGCACTGTAGTTTGTAGTGGGGggtgtgtttcctttttctttttaattctttgttgTAATCCTGTTTGGCATTGCAAACACTTCTGAAGCATCTCATGCTGCCTAGGGCCCTGGGTTGGCATTCTGTCTTAGCTTATTGATGTGGTGAGCTGTTGGAGGAGATAGGAATGATGTAGAATGAGACACCATTGGGAAACAAATGCATTGAACTCATTCCTCTGACCACTAGAATTTCAATTTGGCTAACTGATgagtttttgaaagttttatttgccAAACCAGTAAATTTCTTTGACTgaaattccctctttttctctttaaaattgtttttaggaTGCAGAATAGAAAACTGTGATTCTTGCTTTAGCAAAGACTTTTGTACCAAGTGCAAAGTAGGCTTCTATTTGCATAGAGGCCGCTGCTTTGATGAATGTCCAGATGGTTTTGCACCATTAGATGAAACCATGGAGTGCGTGGGTAAGTAGTTTTTAATGTAACTCTCAtactgcaatttttattttaacaccTGTTTCTTGAAATTATGCATGCCAGATAGATTCATCCTAGAAATGAATTGGTTCTCTTATTAATTATAAATGAATGTCACTCAAATTATTTGACTACGTAAACATAGTTTGATGCCTACTAAGATCTAGAATAGTAAAATATTAATTGTGTGTGGACCCTGGTCCTGAGTCATGTTCTCTATATGCAGGAGCCCTTTAATGGAGAAGTTGACAGGGAAGTTTAACTGCTTATTTTCATCCTTTTTCCTCCCTTCTCCAGGAGAGTGGGAGGGTGGCCTACTTTTCTACTAGTGGACTTACCAAAGGGATGGAAAGCTTTTACCTATCTAGGCAAAACATGCATTTCCAACTATCTGATGATGATCACCTACTTTTTAAACTGTTGCATTGTGCAACTCCAATACAGGGAATACTAAATACATACTGTAATTTCTAGACACCTGTTGAAAGACGAGTGAGAATGGGAAAATGCAATACAGACTTCTCCTTCCTATTCACCAAGTGCTTCAAGATGGCACATTTGTGGATTTGCAGGGGCAAAAGGCACTCAGAATTAACCTGCAAAATTTTGTCCTGATAGTGTCTTCTATTTTAGGCTTTAGCTGTTGAATCTTTAAAGATTATACATTTCAGTGTCATTAGAACTGACCAGTCTTccaaaaaatgaagacaatggaaagtaatagtttttaaattacttatgtGGAATTTGTTGTTGGGATAAGTGTCTAATGGTTCAAAGAATTAAATTCCCCAAAGGCAAGTGTAGGTCTTTGTAGGCTTCCAGAACTCAATCTTTGGTATCAAAAGgtggggggaagggagaaagagtgcTATGTAAATCTGATGACAGTGCAGCAAATGGTTACCAAAGTGTcacttgtgtttgtatttttttcttaatctgtaTTAGAAGGATGTGAAGTTGGTCACTGGAGTGAATGGGGAACTTGCAGCAGAAATAATCGCACATGTGGATTTAAATGGGGCCTGGAAACCAGAACACGGCAAATTGTTAAAAAGCCTGCAAAGGACACAATACCCTGTCCGACCATTGCTGAATCCCGGAGATGTAAGATGGCCATGAGGCACTGTCCAGGAGGTAGGTGTGAATGACCACTAAATTCTCCCCACCCGAACTGGTTTTTTCCCAATACAAATTACTTATCCATGAATGAGAGCTTATAACAACATGGGTGAGGGGTGAAATTCTGTTATATTTACCTAGAAAGAAATACTTGTGTTGTGAAGACTTTGAGGggaatatttcactttcatatttcaaaataatttagaagAGAAAGTAACAGATGCGCTTGCTAAAGTGAGATTTCTAAaagtgtgtatctttttttttttttttttttgaatgtacCATAAAAGTGGGTTCTTAAGAAATCAGGCCTTTGCAGATGTTGCTCTAAATGATGCTGCCGAGTTTCAGTGGGGAAGAGTTCAGATGAGGAAGGTTCATGCAATCTGTAGAGTCATCTGCATGGTTACTAGTTGAAGTTGACAACTTAAAATAAACTTGCCCAAACACTGGGAGGAGTAAATGTTGTCTTAATGTTACCACAATTAGCCGTTTCTCTTTGTTTTGATAATAATTTGTAGAAAACAGCTActggtatgtgtgtgtttattgaaGTCTTTGTAGTAATTGTGCTGATTTGCAGTAATTATTCTGTAATAACAGGATTAGGCCCATTTAGCAATTAGGAGAAGAGGACAGAACTaaggtgctggctgcagcagtcagtCAGTTGACAAGCAGTTCTTAGCACTGTCACTGTGACACTTAAGGCCATGATGGCTTGTCACCATTTACTGGGTCACTAGTTGATGCCCCATTCAGAGATGATTTTCTGGagcataaaagagaaaaacaagacagACAGTTGTGCTTGGAAAACTGCAACAATCAAAACTTAACCATGATCGCTGGATAATCCAGATGTTTGTTGGCTTTTATTCTTTGAGTTGGTTCGTAGTTTCTCAGCGTCATGCCAGAAGCTCAGAGAATATATATCTGCTTAAAATGGGTTTATATCCATGTTACACTGCCTCATAGAGAATGTCTATGACCCGTGGACAAAGACACACTTTAAAGACTTGAAGCCTCCACTTGGCCTTTGAGAACTATTAGATCCAGATTCAGAAGCTCCTAGTAGGGAAAGCAGCTTTTCCCCTTGAattggttttgcttttctttactgAGTCTTTGAAATACAGTGTTTTTGGGTCTGCTTTTCACTAACAAGGATGGTTTTGTTCCCTTAAACTGGGTATTTCTCAgtcaaaatataagaaaatattttcttacaaaactaataAGCCACTTCTTGGATAGCTGAGAGCATTTAACCTGCAACCTTCTGCCTAAAAACAAACCTGATGTATTCAGGTGTTGGAAATAAAGACTTCCTTTGTTGTATATTGTTTATATAACTAGCCTCTCCCCGGTTCCTCTAACAGCAGCTTGGTCCTCCCAATTGTGGTTTACATTAATAgcaaaaattaaactgaaaatgcCCCAGTAACAAACATGCTTATGTACAAGCGGAGCCAACACAGTCCCCTCCCTCAAAATCTGTTTTAACCTAGCCTCTAACTTGAGAGTTTTCTAGATGACGGCTAGATTTTGAAGCATAATGTTCattctatttgtatttttgatGCTACCACTAACAGTATGCTGTCTCAGTTGAATATGACTGGGCAGCATCGGCAATTTAAGTTATGCCAATCACAAGTATTTATGTATTATCTGCTAATGTTTGGCAAGTCAACCGGTAATGGACCCTGGTTTGGGTTTTACCCATGTAATTCATTAGGAAAGCCCAGCTATCGCTTGTTTCTACATTTTTCTGTTGAATAAGTCAATTTTATATAAGCTTTAAATTAAGTATATTTTCAAAGTTATAATTTctgttatgttttattaaaaagaaaataggattaATTATTGGTAAATGGTAAATCACTCTGCAGTAAAATAAGTTCTATTTGGGAATGTAGGAAATGAaactagaaaattaatttttgaattgaGCACCAATTGATAAAAGTGGCCTAACTGCTGGTGTAGTGTCCTACCTTGCCTCaggtgagagagaaaggactCCTTTCTTCAGTAGGTCATGGTGATTAATGGAAGAATGGCGAAGAAAACCACTTTATCCCAGTTTACATCTTGATTTGATTTCGGTGATCTGCTTTGACAAACCATGCAAAAATGAAAGTCGTAATCAGGTTgagaaaacaggcatttttttcagatcttttCAACATATGTATGGATTTTTCTCCCGTTGGAGCCGGTCTTAACCTGATTGCACACAAATGCAGCCTTAACCTCCTTCACACTACAGCAGCGTCACATTAAAATCAGCTGCTTTCCATTACGGAAAGGCATAAGTTAGAGGTCAGTGTAATGGAATAGTCACTAAGTGTGTAAGAAATTACATattaaatatgagaaaataaatggctGTAAGAACCTTTTAAAAATAGCGTAACACTGtagcttattttttctttaattgtcaCATGCTTATTCACTTAAAGAATATCTGGAAATATCTTAGGTAGTAGATAGTTTACACTTGAAATATTCAGTGTTCATTCCCAAACTTTTCTTATACATTGGTtatcttttctttgattttggtGAAACCTCCTGTACTCATTCTTGAGGGATTGGTCTGGCACTCAAGATGTGGATCCCTACATCCTGTCAACTCATTAATTCTGTGACCCCTTgccaagtcacttaacctctcttggcctccatttcctcttttgtaaattGAGGGTATTGCAGTAGATGATCTCTAAGGTCCAGGCTACTCCTAAAATCTGATTCTAGGATTCATTGACAAAAGAATCTGGCAAGTTCTGTTTTTGCACATGAAGGCATGAAGGATAAGGAAGACACTAATAAGCCTGAGGgtggtgtgttttttttgtttttgttttttctgttttttttttttttttatgacaagtGAGCTGAACATTTTCTCTGTAGCTGCCCTGTGCATTTGCTAAACCTACATCTGGTCATTTTCACCTTCCAACTTCAAGAAGGACTCTTTGGAGTCATCAAAGATTAAACAAGCTTTTTATATTTGCTTATGAACTGTGAATTACCTACCAGTGTGGCAAAATGtggaaaaggggtggggggaggaataGGAAGCATAAAAGACCatagggaaaagagaaagatggaCAGTGAATAAGAGGAAAAAGTATCGAAGAGCAAATGCAGGAAGCAAGGAACAAAACAGGAGGCATAGCCATCTccactctcctctctgcctccctgaatATACTCATGTATAGAATTAACACCATTGGGactgttttaatttattaatatacatCTTAAGGcttaaaatagaattttgtaTCCAGACCATGTTTtacattacattattttttaaatttatttatttactggaaagtcatcgagactgagagatcttctatccatgggTACAGTCCCTGTAACAGCAAGGGCTATGCCCGtcctaagctgggagccaggagcttcatccagatctcctacatgggtgtagggggccaaacacttggactgCCTTTCTCTGGTCTTTCCAAgacaggccaatagcagggagctggattggaagtagagcagttggaacACGAGCAGGTGCCCATGTGGCATACCAATGgtgtaagtggtggctttacccataatAGTGCTGGCTCTGacattaaggatttttttttaatgattttatttatttgaaagagtgacagaagtagagacagaggactttgatctgttggttcactccccaaatggccacaatggctggagctgagccaatccaaagccaggagcttcttcagggtgcagggggaccaaggacttgggctattctctgctgcttttccaggcacatgagcagggagctggatcagaagtggggcagccagaacttgaaatggtgcccatatgggatgcaggcaccatagtctgggatgttaacctgctgtgccacatcagtGCCCCCTAAGCCCAGTCTTAATAGAAAAATATGAGCTtgctattttcatatatttaaattacAAATGGAAGAATTAAGTCATTGCCAAGGTATGATATTGGAGGATATTAATGTATGGGAGAAGATGTCATTTGTAGGTGTTTTTCACGGAAGTGGCCAACATCATGACCTCAACCTGGTGAATCTGCTAAATCCATATGAAACATCTCAATGTTTTATCAAGACTTAGGAGTAccaatttcattaatttattccaTTAGATAATGTTTGAGCAGTGCTATGTATCATCATTAATCTAGCCATTGAATGGTTCAAAGAGTCCTTattagggctagcactgtggcaaatgggctaagcctttgcctacaatgccagcatcccataagagagcTTGTTCCAggctcagctgcttcacttccaatccagctccctgctcatgtgcctgagaaagcacaggaagatggcccaagaagtcaggcacctgcacccatgtgggagaccctgaagaagctcctggctccggcctggcccagtcccagttgttctggccatttggggagtgaaccagtaagtggaagatagtccttctccctcttctccccatccctccttcccctcactctgtctctgtctctctgtctccctcctcctccctctctccctgttctcttccctccccccccttcttctccctccttccctttctgtcccttcttcctccctccctcttctccgcCCTTatcttctctgcctttgaaataaatgaataaatctttttaaaaaaagagtccttAGAGAATTTTTTCAAATGAGTCATCCATTCACTTTGTTAGAGAAATGAGAAGGCAgggtagtgaactagtgaatgggatGGGGGTATACTATCTTATAAATAATGCTAAGGGTAGTTGAGGAAATTATATTTGATCAGAGATTTTAATGAAGGTCAGCTTTTGAAGATCTAGGGAAAATGTTTTTAGCTACTAACTCAATGactattttttctttgcaaatattCCTGATTTCCCCACCATATCTTAGACAAAGGTAATTTGCTTCAGGGAGGCTTTGACTGGCCCAAGGTGACATATAACATTACCTCTAGGTAGAGCCAAAGATAGGACCAACATCTTTCTGCTTAGGAAATGTGTTTTCTTGTGCCTTGTTATTGTTCGTTTTGATAAAGATCAAAAGCAAAACCATAGTTGTACAACATCAAAGTAGCCTTTTCTCCCTCTACCCAAAATATCATTTTAGTTTTGCTCTAAAAAATGCttttagaaaacataaacataatACCCTGCCATTACAACCCCCTTTTGACAACTTTCAACTTGCAGTAGGTAATGAAATGTATCCCAAAGATCCTCTCATAAATGACCAAGCATTGAGCCATTGGCTTTGTGCTCCATTTCCCTGTTAAGGCCTTCTTGTCCTTTAATTTTAGTGTTGTTGATCCTCAGTTTGTTGGTTAAAAATCTGACTTCcagatttttctttcaagatttatttgaaagagagttgcagagagagagagagaaagaagagagaaagatgcaTCTTACTACACACATTGATATTCACCAAAAGACAGAGAAGCAATGATGgttcttacatctgctggttcacttctcaaatggaaacaatggccaagggtgggcctaagccaggaactccacctgggtctcccatgggggtggcagggactcaacacatgagccatcttctgctgttttcccaggcacattagtagggagctggataggaagcagaatagctgagccttgaaccagcacccatatgagatgccagcatcacaggtggcagtttaacctgctatgaaACAATGCCTGCTTGAagattggtctttttttttttaaaaaaaaaagattttttagttatttatttgagaggtaaagttagagagaaaggttttccttccattggttcactccccaaatggccaccacggccggcgctgcgccaatctgaagccaggagccaggtgcttcttcccagtctcccatgcaggtgcaggggcccaaggacttgtgccatcttctactgctttccccgggccatagcagagagctggactggaagaggagcagctgggactcgaaccggcacccatatgggatgccagcaccgcaggcggaggattaacctactatgccacaatgccagcccctgttctttCTTTGCTTAGTTCATCAAAGTCAGTCTCAATCTGGTTGCCTGGTGTTGAGCCACGTCCAGGACACATCTCTGACCAGATACTTGGTGTACTCTATGCCAAGAATTGGGCTGAGCTGAGCCCAAACCCCATAACTTATAGCTGTGTGTCCAGCATTGTTTTGTTCTTTGTGAGAAATTTCAGCCATAAGACTTCTAAAGTAATTCAGATGACTCTTTTTATATGCAGGTATAGCTTTTTGCCACTTTTGAGTGTGACTACCTCAACTCATTGTAGTGCAGTTGTTAGTGATCATATTGCACAATTCTTTAGGCCCTAGTCACATTTTTCTCTGCACTAcactaaaatttaaatatgaaatctgtatatttaaatttgaaaatatctcaTTTTGCTTATGAAATACTACTggattggccggcaccatggttcactaggctaatcttctgcctgtggtgctggcaccccaggttctagtcccgttcggggcgccagattctgtcccggttgctcctcttccagtccagctctctgctgtggcccaggaaggcagtggaggatggcccaagcactgcacccacatgggagaccaggaggaggcacctggctcctggcttctgatcagcacaggcactggctgtagtggccatttggggggtgaaccaacggaaggaagacctctctctgtctctctcactgtctaactctgcctgtccaaaaaaaaaaaaataataataaagtttaaaaaaaaacccacctgatcaacatctatttttttttgcaaaagtggTTTTTAACTTGGTAAGAAACCAAAATATTGCTTAGCAACTTAGAACTTACATCTCTGCAAACATTACTATTTAAAAGATCATAGTAATTAGACCTCTCTAATTTGTTTTCTGAATACAGACTAAAAGCAACATGGGAGTAGGTATTGAACAATGCGACTAAAAATGGTTGTAGATTGTGATGGATTAAATGAGAGCAGGAAACAAGCACATTCTCAGTAGGATAGGGTCAATAAAATATGCTTAAGACATATGTTCttcatttttgtacattttgttTACATTTGAATTCCAATTTATGTGGTCTGCTTTATACATGCCAACCTCAACAGTAGTTTggaagaggggggaagagagaaaatCTAGTTTCTTTTGAAACTTTAGTTTGTCAGGAATGTTGATattgaaaattttatattaagaACATCAGAAGCAGAATGTTTGTTGCCTTTCTGTTTACTATGCTAAATTCTTCATTATAGTCCTTTGAAAAATCAGTGATTTGTGTTAGCCATTTTAAGCAGATGATAGTATTTGCCAGGTACTTTCAATACATGAATGgtacttataattttttaaaagtacttaaaaGGCGGAAAtagctcttccatcagctggttggctccccaaatggccgcagcagctggctctgagccaggccaaagttaggagcctaatctgggtcttccacctgagttcagaggtccaagcacttgggccattctctgctgctttcctaggcacattagcaaggagctggagcagcaagaacttgaacttgctggcccatatgggatgccaatgctgcaggcagcagcctagccttctacaccacagtgtcggcccttaagtataatttttaagtGATTAAAATTAATCCATAAGTAACTTTAATGAAgattattttttgagagagaggttgagaaagtattctcccactcactggttcactctctaaattccCACAACATCTCCTAGCTGGGGATGAACCTAGGAGAtagaaacttaatccagatctcccatgtgggtagcaggaacccattacttgagccatcactcctgcttcccagggtctgcaatagcaggaagctagggtcatgagctggagccaggactcaaacccagatactgaTATGGCACGTGTCTCTTGATCTGCATCTGTTAGTCCAAATACCCACCACAGTCGctacttctattttttaattaaaatttatttatttgaaagaaagagagaaagatagacactgagagagagagcttccacctgccagttgactttccaaatgcctgcacctgctggggttgggccaggccaaaaccaggagccaggaactgaatctggtCCTCCCTCGTGAGTGACAGGCACTCAGATGCTTAAATCACTCTctcttgtctcccagggtgtacattagcagtgTTGCAATTTGGGAGCAGAGTTAGGGCTTGAACCTAAGTACTCTGATCTGAGATCCAGATACAAGTGGTATCTTAATTACTAGGCCAAAAGTTGGCTTCACCAGACACTTTTTAGATGCTAATGTAAAATGTTTTGCACGAAGTTGATATTTATCAATAATTCATCTATCTGTAAACTTTTCCCTGAGATAAAGAACTTGACATTCCTCTTTCATAGCTCTTAAATATCTCCTCATTCTCTCCAATCATcccactttcaaatattttatatcaaatgTATATACTTATCCTATTGCAAGCGGGCAGAGAATAACTGTTAGAACCTGATTTTGTTGCTGGTAACTTGTTctgtttaatttgaaagagaagtTTTTCCATTTACTGGTCCATATCCCCAAATTACTGATACAGCCAGGAaagagccaggctaaagccaggagccagacactccattcaggtctcctactgAGTGAGGAGCAccggagccatcatctgctgcctccaaggttgcacattaacaggaagctggatcggcagCAGAGAGCCTGtcctagaaccaggcactctgggatTAAATGTGAGCTTCCCAAGTACAGACAACCACTATGAAATGCCCACTCTTCTGTTTTGCAAACAATCATTGCTTTCGAATGTACTAATTCTCACCTATCAGACCTGGGGGTCTGAGgaaatgagaaagcagaggagtggACTCCAGAGGTGTGCATGGAAGATCCTGAAAACACCAGAGAAGGGAAAATTAAGTGCAGCCCTGGGTGTAGACGCGGACACAGACAGAAATCTAAGAGGCAAAGCACTCACAACATGGATGCTGGGGGTGCAGATACAAGACAATTGATGTTCCCAATTTCATTTTGCACCTGTCCTCGGGCCAGCCTTGCTTACCACAGGGAACAGGGAGGGAGTGAAAGCAGCCACACCTTTGTGCCCTCCTCTGCAGCTGCTCATCTGGAAGCTCTGCTAGTCCCACTGAATCGTAGTCTGGGGCAGTGTGTCCTCGTCTCTTTTATGGATACTTGTAAAAAGAATTTCTGGAGTATGTATTGCCACCGAAAGCCTGAAGTTCCATGTGAAACAAGGCAAGGATGGGAACATGCCAAAGGGGCTTTCTTTTATGAATTTTGCGCAGCAGGAAGCTACTGtgttttttaatgtgaaatacataaaacaatgtttacaacactttaaaataaaaacagttttaatAGGATGCACATGGTGTCCatggtagatttttttctttctttataggagacattttttttttttcctgccaataAGATAAGAAAGCCTTAAGTATAAATCCCCTGGTGGGTTTTTAGAACAACTTACTCTCCTCATCAGACACCTCTCTGAGATCTTCAAACAGTGTTGATGAAAGCGAGCAGGCGTTTGGCTCACTCAGAGTTCCTGTAATTCTTTTCCAGCTTCTGACTTGACCGAGAGCTGTACTTGGGGCTATCCCACAGGACTAGGAGGCCAGAAGAGAACATGTTAATGGAAAGAATGACAGAGTTGCACTAAAATCCCAGCATGATTCATGTTGTCATCATACAGAAGtgcttaagatgataaaattactTTGTGTATCAGAAGTAGCAAAGATTATTACCATTTAACCTAAAAATGTAGACAGTTGAAGACAGTTGTTTCTGCCTTAAAACTGATCTGTTGGTGTGAAACTTGGACCTAATATTTCTTTGTGTTGATATTTTCTTATACATGAGGGCATTGGACACCAGAAATAAAGCATTTGATGTTGTCTGGTTGAGAGAGAGTTATAATCGATAATGCACCCTTATGTCCTGCCTATTACTTAAAGTACTTAGGGATAACTTAAAAAATACAGCTACGtggcaaaacaaaattaaagaatgtaaaaaaaaatcagaactggAAAACTTAGAATAAGCACTTAAGACCAATAAAAAGGTCATATATATCAATGTTGGTTGAGATAATTCAGCCAAACTATGACTTTGGGTTTTTATCAGGCAAAAGGAAAATGTAGATGCAGTTCTTCATATGTATTAACTTAAAATACATGACCTAGTTATAAAATACAATACCAATTTAATAACAGGCTTCAAAGGGAAACACATCACAAGTGTGTAGACGTGTACAGATATCAGTAtccacatatatatatgaatattaattTCAGGTACACTGAAGCATGAGCATGTCTGTGGAAGAGGTATGACGGGTCACAGAATAAAGGAAATTAGAGTTCTCACAGAAAAGTGTTCTAGTTCTATAGGGACACAAACTAATCATATTTCTACAGTATTAAACAGGACA contains:
- the RSPO2 gene encoding R-spondin-2 isoform X3, translating into MRQYGECLHSCPSGYYGHRAPDMNRCARCRIENCDSCFSKDFCTKCKVGFYLHRGRCFDECPDGFAPLDETMECVEGCEVGHWSEWGTCSRNNRTCGFKWGLETRTRQIVKKPAKDTIPCPTIAESRRCKMAMRHCPGGKRTPKAKEKRNKKKKRKLIERAQEQHSVFLATDRASQ